One bacterium DNA segment encodes these proteins:
- a CDS encoding ABC transporter permease, with translation MLRFLVRRIAVTVPMLLLLSIGIFLMLHFAPGDAVTLLLPEDMQAQQVAQDLRHQLGLDRPLYLQYETWLLHALGGDLGYSYRSRAYVAPEIAARLPVTLELTALAMGGAVAAALPLGVAAALRRNTLADGLISALASLGLAMPAFWLGLLLILFFAVDLHWLPPAGYVPPWRDLGANLRLMILPAVTLAVPYTAVVLRIVRMSVLDVARAEYVQTARAKGLREPRVVARHILRGAFIPIITVVALETGRLLGGAVVTETIFTLPGIGRLAVDSVLSRDLPILQAATLFMALALIGANFLADVLYAWADPRLKYE, from the coding sequence ATGCTCCGGTTCCTCGTCCGTCGTATAGCCGTCACGGTGCCGATGCTCCTGCTCCTGAGCATCGGCATTTTTCTGATGCTGCACTTCGCACCGGGTGACGCGGTCACGCTGCTCCTGCCGGAGGACATGCAGGCCCAGCAGGTCGCCCAAGACCTCCGGCACCAGCTGGGTCTGGATCGACCGCTGTACCTCCAGTACGAGACATGGCTCCTCCACGCGCTGGGCGGCGACCTCGGGTACTCGTACCGGTCCCGGGCCTACGTCGCGCCGGAGATCGCGGCGCGCCTGCCGGTCACCCTCGAGCTGACGGCGCTCGCGATGGGCGGGGCGGTGGCGGCGGCGCTCCCGCTGGGGGTCGCCGCGGCGCTTCGCCGGAACACCCTGGCCGACGGCCTGATCTCGGCGCTGGCGTCTCTCGGCCTCGCCATGCCGGCGTTCTGGCTCGGCCTTCTCCTGATCTTGTTCTTTGCCGTCGACCTCCACTGGCTGCCGCCGGCCGGATATGTGCCGCCGTGGCGGGACCTCGGCGCGAATCTGCGGCTCATGATCCTGCCCGCCGTGACCCTAGCGGTGCCCTACACCGCGGTGGTGCTCCGCATCGTCCGCATGAGCGTCCTCGACGTCGCGAGGGCGGAGTACGTGCAGACGGCGCGGGCGAAGGGGCTCAGGGAGCCGCGCGTCGTCGCGCGGCACATCTTGCGCGGCGCGTTTATTCCGATCATCACCGTGGTCGCTCTAGAGACCGGCCGCCTCCTCGGCGGCGCCGTCGTCACGGAAACGATCTTTACGCTGCCCGGGATCGGCCGTCTCGCGGTCGATTCGGTCCTCAGCCGGGACCTGCCGATCTTGCAGGCGGCGACGCTGTTCATGGCGCTGGCGCTGATCGGGGCGAACTTCCTCGCCGACGTGCTCTACGCGTGGGCGGACCCGCGGCTCAAGTATGAGTGA